The following DNA comes from Lynx canadensis isolate LIC74 chromosome C2, mLynCan4.pri.v2, whole genome shotgun sequence.
AATTGCTAGTAGTTAAAAGATATGTCTTAAATGTTTCACTTTAATGTCATTCTCTTGatcaaaatttttttatcattatgaacAAGTAAATCAGATTTAGTATTTACACAGTACAAAGTACCCTAATTGCCCCCTGCACACCCTCCTTTCTCCAAATTGCCAAGTCCTTGCTAGCACCAACAGCAGAATGCAAAATCATAGACAGTGAATACGCAGAAATAGTGTATGAGAGCACTGATGAGCGTGCAGTCGAATAGAACGCTGCAAgttctatcttttctttcctcccaatTGTTTCCAGCTCTATGTGTTCCTAATTCCAAAGTTAACCTTCAACTTCTTCCCAAGTTCTGCTGTGCTATGGCTTCCGGTTTAGAATAAGCGATGACTTTGCTCGGCAATGTGCTCGGTCATGTATTAATGCTAGACTCTGTCCAAGCTCGAGAACTTTCATCCTTCAGAGTGGAGAGCTTCCTCTGGGGGaagggttcaaatcccagaagTCTGAACACTGCCACCCGGTACTTCTTGGACATGATGTTGTACAGGATGGGATTGATGGCAGCGCTGAGGTAGAAGAGGACAAAGGATACCAGGTTGCAGTACTGGCTGATCTGAGCGATCTCCAGGGAGCCGGGCTCGaaggatttggaaaataaatatcgCCCTACGTGGAAGGGCAGCCAGCAGAGGATGAAAGCAAACACCACTACAGCTAAAAGGACAacgggagagagagtgtgagttcaAGACATGTCATAGCAAGCCACATTCTATTTTGAagacacagttttgttttgattatgtATAGAACGACCATTGATTTCAGAGAAACATTACGTTCTGCTTTTCCCTATTGCTACTTTTTAACCAAGATTAGACTAACAGTTCAACCATTTTTATCGAGCTTCCCGATCATTTCTACTTAACAACTCTTTGAGCGGTTTTGTGACTAGACTGGCATATTGACGCAACAGTTGGTTCACAAGAGTCCACCATTTCACATGCGTTAGGTACAACCAGACACACATGAAGTACAGTGGTTACACTCAACGGCTGGGGGGTATCAGAGTTCCTGGGGCACAGATTCCTTGTATGTACTATAGACTCACAAAATTAATAACGCTAGGAAGGATACCAGGAcacctgcctttttcttttctgttcttttttcttttttaaagtttcacaGAAGACTGACTATGCATGCAGTCAGGATTGAGAACCTCTCAGATGGACGATACTCTGCCACGTACAATAGGCATAAGTGACCATGAAAGCAACTAACGCTGATTATCCTCCATCCAAGTCTTCATTTTGCCCAGGCCAGATGATTTTTCCCAGGACCTCTGAATTTCTacattaggtttttaaaattcagaagtcaaaggaaaaataacagaaagtaaTACTTTAGTCTTTCTACCACCTTAGTGATTCCCTTTATAATGCCGAGGCAAAAGAAAGTTAGTGTTGCTGTTGAGACACAGTGAGGATAGTCAACAGcttaaaaacaaagctggaggaaatTACTAAACTTCTCCTCAAAACGGACTGCCACAGTAGCAACGTGAATGTTAGAATCCCCTGGAGGTCACTAGCAGGTGTGCAATGTGTTAGTCATATTGTGAGAATCACTggtctagaaaatgaaaaaatttcacATTCTTTGAAAAAACTGTGTCACTTTAATATACAGGATTCCAGGaactataaaaatacaaatacaaaatcaacCTGGAACTTCTAAGAAGCACTAAATaggtaaacaaatacaaaacGTTAGACTATAACGAGGAATAATAAAACCTACAGATCCTGGTTTTGACAAAGCAAGTAGAATCAGTATTTTGCTTGTATGTGAACGCATTTTTGTATCGCTTCACTTGTACTGAACACATATACTTAAATTTATGTAGTAAATAGGCAGTGCACTCGAGGCCTGATACTGCACCTCGATGCTCTTGGAAGGACCGTTTGGGGAGGGATAGTAAGTCCTGTCAGCTCACGCAAAGTCATCTTTTCTCATGTGGGAAGCCTGCATGTCTTAACTTATCCTGCTTTATCCTGGACTATCCTACCAGAAGAAACAGGTGGtcacaaaaacaaatggagacTCCAGCACTGATTTGTCATTGACTCCTTttcaaagctaaaataaacagcAGCAGGGTAAACAGAACTGATGcaattatctaaaaaaaatgcAGGTCAGAAAGCCTACCgcaacattgaaagaaaaatgaatcatttcCGACAGAACTACCCACATTGATCATGTCTTTGGTTAAATTTACCACTAAATGCTTTCTAGATCCAATGCctactcctccccccaccccaccctacttTTTAAATGCAACTTGATATCCACAAATTGAGACAGGAAGCTTAACCTCACCTTTAACACTTAAAGACCACAATAGACTTTTatgaaatatctcatttttaaggCAGTGTTTCTGGGCTGATAACATTCATTTAAGGGAAATATAAAGGTGGGGCatcttttcctgaaaaaaaaaagaaaaaggggagaccAAAAGAAAGACACGAAGAGatagagaacaaaagaaagaataaagacccTGACGTagtgggggcgtggggggaggagcaggggacacagagaaacagaacaaaaaacagaacagagagagaaagagggagacgcacaCACCACAGAGAAACTAAGAAACCAGAGAGAGCTCAAGACAGAAACAGGAAAGAGTAACTGACAGACATGCAGATTGAGACTGAGAAAAACGGGAAAGATGTAGAGGCTCcgggagaaggggaaaggggggaaggcaaggggagaggagaggacgcGGGAGCGCGAGCTCGAGGGCGCGCTGAGACCCACCCAGCATTTTCACGGTTTGCTTGTGGTTCTGGTCCCTTAGCGAGGCGCCCACCGCCGCCTCGCCGCGCTTTCTCCGCCACAGCTTTCTGCCGATGAGGCTGTAAAGCACAGTAAGGCAGAAGACGGGCAGGAAGAAGAAGACGCTGGAAACCCACACCATGACCGTGAGCAGTCCGGAGCGCACCGCGAACTCGGTGGCGCGACACTCGTTGGTGTCCCGAGGGTCGGTGCCGTTCTCGTGCTCCACCCCGACCAGCACGAAGATGGGCCCGGCGCTGCAGAAGGCCACGGCCCAGATGACCAGGATGACCAGCTTCACCCGGCCCTTGGTGACTACCACCTTGGCCCGCAGCGGGAAGCAGATGGCGAAGTAGCGCTCGACGCTCAGCGCGGTGATGGTGAGCACCGTGGCATAGGTGCAGCTCTCGCTGACGAACTGGAAGAGTTTGCAGAGCAGGTCGCCGAAGTTCCAGGGCCGGTACTGCCACAGGCGGACGAGGTCGAGGGGCATGCAGAGGAAGATGAGTAGGTCGGAGAAGGCCATACTGGACAGGTAGAGGTTGGTGGTGGTGCGCAGCTCGCGGAAGCGCGACACCACCAGCATGGTGAGCAGGTTGCCCGCGATGCCCACCACAAAGAGTGCCACGCAGGTGGCGGTGACGCCGGCCAGCAGCGGCGCGGGGAAGAGCGGCAGGAGCTCGTCGGCAAACGAGTCGTTGTCGGGGGGAGCGTCCCAGCCCAGGTCCGGCAGCGTGAGGTTGTACCCCGGCTCCTCGCTCGGCGTCGCGTTCCACATGCTGCGGGCTCTCACTTAACAGGTTCTGGGATGCGACTGCCCTGAGAGGCTGGATCCGGCTGGCCCCAGAGGGTCCCTTTGGTCGCGGGAGAGTGCGAAGGAGGAGGCGGCGCGGGCTGGCGGGGAGGATGcttggagaggaaaagagagggaagtgaGAGGCAGAAGCGCAGGGAGGTGAGATTGATAGCGTGGGGcgaaaaaggggagggagggagacacgcgcacgcacgcacgcactgGTGGTGAGGACGAGTGACCCACCGCTCTTTCTGGCACCTCTATTTTTCCCCATTATCTCCCCCAAACCTAGCCTCTGGCTGGCCCCCACTCGCGTACCTTCACCTTCTCAGGGGAAGCCCCGCTAGTCCCGCCTCTCCTGCGTCTTCTGGCTCCTTCTGCATCTCGCACTTCCCCAAAGCGTCCCGGCTGGTGGCGGCCTCGGAGACCCGGCACTGCGAAATGGGAGCGAAAGGCGCTCTCTTTCCAGCCTTGGGCGCTGTCAGCTTAGAGTGGTCCAGAAGGACAGCTCAcacccggggcgggggcggggacggTGGGAGTGGCGCGGAGAATGCCTTCAGTGGCCGGGACCTGAGTTTTTCCTCAAAAAGGGGTAAAGAGTTGGTTATGGACCTGGTGGGAAGAAGAAGCGAGTGTGCCCCACCGGCACACTCCAAAAGAGAGATCTCCAAAAGAGaaatagggaaggaaggaaggaaggaaggaaggaaggaaggaaggaaggaaggaaggaaggagaaagaaagaaagaaagaaagaaagaaagaaagaaagaaagaaagaaagacctagTATTTGTGTTCCGACCAGAGAGGAGACCAGTGCGCACCTGGGAAGAACCTCACGCAGTTCTAGAACCTATCATCGTGTTAACCAAGACAAACTGGCTCAGAGTCACACTGTAGCCACTTGTCCGAGGTCACACAGAGAGTTGGGGGACCCAGAGACTAGACTTGGAGCCCTCTTCGGATTTGGACTTCTGAGCACGAAGGGCAGGATGTGCTGAATAAACTTTCTTCTGAATCCTAGCCCTTTGTAGGTCCTTCCCTTCAGCGGCTAGCTGTGGTAAGCGATTTGTTGTGTAAGAGATTACTTGCCTTATGCAAATctcagggtggaggtgggagcGGGGAAGGAGGGGCAAGAGGAAAGGGACACGGAGGGAGGGTGGGGCGGGCAAAGGAGGAGCAGGGGCTGTGAGGCTGGCACATGGAAGGTGCgcagtaaacatttttttgaggCATGATTGAGAGAGATCAGCTTTGTGTAGCTGTGTTCACATGGTCAAGGtcatcaactttttattttaaactgcaaGGATGCTTTGAGGACCACTGGGACTGGGTGTCAAGGGTCGGGGGCAGAGTTGGatcacaaaaaatacatatatatatatatatatatatacacacacacattatatatatatatgtgtatatatatataatagtatatatatacatatacgtatatacatatacgtatatacatatacgtatgtatatgtatgtatatatacatatacatatacgtaaaatatgtatgtatgtatgtatacatataaatacacacacacacacacacacacacacacgcatacatccACGGGCAGTATTACTGTTACGTGATAGCTGTTCTAGGAGCAGGAGCTGTGTCCCATGGAAATGCGTCGGAGGCCACTTGCAAGGTGACGCCCTTGGACGCGGCTTGTTATGTCCCTCTGTCCGGAGCCCGGAATCTACAACCTAAGACGTGAGACTGGCGACTGCCAGCGATCTCACCAACCAGCTGGGCCTCTTCCTGCCAGGCATCTTGGGGACAATTGAGGGCGTGTTCAGCACCGCGGCCAGCGACTGGTCCCCGCTTACAGCTCTCCACAGCTTTCAGTAGCCGCTGCCACGCCGCCCTCCCCTCTTTCCACTTGCGCCTCAGCACCTCAGTCCTCCTCCACGCGGAAGCCGGAGAGGTTCCTCCCAAGCACAAAAGGGGTTAAGCCGCTGCACTATACACACCTATTAGTGCTCACCTGCCCCTGGCCTAGATGAGAATCCTTTCACTGTGTATGAGAGGGCTTTCCCGAAGCATTTTAGTGTGTTTGCATATGACTTTGACAGGTGTTTTGCATCACATCTGCCGTCTAAATTGTTAATGCTTCGAAGTCCACAAAGACCTACGGCTGAATGAATCCACACTTGCACGAAAGATTCCACACATAGTGAGAGACTGGATGAAGGAGGTTTGATACAGCCTGCTAGAGAACACACTGCATAAGTTATCAGTGGTGTGTTACAGATGTTGTACCAAAttgacttttattattatttttaaatgtttatttatttttgagagagacagagacagagagacagagcgtgagcagggggagggcagagagagtgagacacagaactggaagcggGCTCCtgggttccacgctgtcagcacagagcttgaggcggggcttgaactcatgaacagtgagatcatgacctgaaccaaagtcagacgcttaaccgactgcgtcacccaggcgcccaccaaattgacttaaaattttttttttatttcaaactactaactactattttaaaaaaagattacaacCAGGTCAGGCCACCAGTTACAGTTGACTTTTAATACTTCCCACCCTACATATCGGTAGATCTATGTGTGCAGACAGGTCTTTAGTGCAGAAAACAGAGtgggataaataaaaatactgtaggAAATTACTGtctaagaataaaaatcagaaaaagattgTGGGGCATATTTCTAGTCTACTTAGTGCTAAAGCAATAgatgataggaaaaaaaacttaaaaaaaatccatggtgaTAAACATTGGGCATGTTGGCTAAAATAGCCAGGTATTTAACTGCATTTGAGCATTTCCTAAAATATAGACAAATTTGTATTGTGTGATGAAGAAGAAACAAGGGATAATATTGAGATTGGTCCATTCACCTACaacaaataatattatataatattatattatatataatatataaaattgtctATAAGTATGTGTTAGGCACTgggaataacaaaataaataaaactcagacAGGCCTTATATTTATAAACTTACAGTCTAGAGAGAAAATACAGTTAAACAATCAATTCCAGTACAGTATGATACATGTCTTTGAAGAAGCAGATACAATGAGCTCTGttgaaatatggagaaaaaatgaATTACATAGAGTTTTAGGGATGGATTCTCAGAGGAAGTGGTATCTGAGCTGGATCTTGAAAGTTGAGTTTTATCAGATTAAGCAAAGCATGCTCAACTGTTCAGACAGGGGCACAAAGGCCCATTAGAGCAAATGAGCCCAGCATGTCTTGTCCTTTGAATGGTGTCGGGAGTATTATCATGGATTTGTGGATTTTTATATAGCCAATGCACACCAATCAATTatggttacttctttttttctttctgattctctgGTTTTCCTGTCTTTGGCCTATGAGATCCTTTTCAAGCCAGCTTCAGAGTCTTTTGACATGACTCACTTAGATTTTGAGAACTTCCTTGCTTTGTGGTACAATAAGATACCCCTAACTCACCTTGTAAATTCCCTACTCTAGACCTAGGGtggccatttctccaagaattCCTGGTATCTTGTACTGAGAATGGCATTTAGAGACCTAAATTTGGGCAATAGGGCTGGTTATTGCCCCTGGAGCATTGTGGACTAGACCCTGTCTGTGGACAGAGCtagaatatatgtttttaaagaaatcatgggatgataatgatgatgatacaGTAGATAAATCAGAAGTACCCTTATCAAGTGATCAAAATTAGTATCACCCATGTGATACTCTGGGAAGGACATAATGTCACTTACACAGTGGAACGTACAACCTCAATCTAATCACAAGGAACATCAGACAAATTCAAAATGAGGAATATTCTATTCTAAAAATTCTctgttttataaaacaaagaaagactgaGAGAATGTTCCAGACTAAAGGAGACCAAAGAGGTGTAACCTCCAACTATAATTCCTGATTCTAGACTGGATCCtaaactggagggaaaaaaactgCAATGCAGGACAATATTGGGTCCTGGGCAAACTTAGAATATGGCACATAGATTAAATAGAAATATTGAATCAGTGTTAAGTTTGCTGAAGTTGGTGATTGTATAAGAGAAAATAtccttattcttaaaaatatacaccCATCATGATTTATGCAcctgtttctgaaaaataattatctgtGTGTAGATAAATTGaacaaatgataaagcaaatggagtaaaatattaataataaatgaattgagGAAAAGGGTTAAAagatttctttgtacttttcttgtAACGTttctttaatttgaaattattccatataaaaaattaagaagtcatAGTTTACATAGGTACTTCCATTTCCAATTATTTCCTCAacttatttgattttatatttacacCTAACACCCTGGTTTCTAAcaacataaacataaattatttgtTACAATATTCACTAAATGATTTCAAGCTGATAACATCAGCATTACCACTAATAGTAAACTTAACAAATAAAGTTAGAGATTTTTTTGCAGATCTCTTTTGTCTTCAGAATATATCCCACTAAGTGTATATAGCAACTATGTTGTAAAATTACTTGAAATAATGCTTTTCTATGTGTGGTTATGTTACCAATTTGACAAATAATTAGATTTATTTGTTTCAGTTCATCtcaattttagtattatttcaaaatttaaattttattttgttttaaattttttttaatgtttatttatttttgagacagagagaagcagagcatgaactggggagggtcagagagagaaggagacacagaatccaaagcaggctccaggctctgagctggtcagcacagagcccgatgcggcgctcgaacccacagaccgtgagattatgacctgagccaaagttggatgctttaaccgactgagctactcaggtgcccctaaattttattttttttaggtaaactctgtgcccaacgtgggacttgaacttatcACTGtgagttcaagagtcacatgctttactgattgagccagctaggtgccctgaattttatttcttaatatgtaaaacatttatatgatttgacaaaactttaaaacaaaccatggtcctaaatttaaaactttaaactgAACAATATTCAGGAAaaagtttacttctttttcataCTCCccaatagacatttaaaaaatttagcttCTGGTTTGCCTGTCTTGTTTGTGTTTctataaacgtgtgtgtgtgtgtgtgtgtgtgtgtgtgtgtgtttctgtagcCTGCATAAAAGTTATTACACTATACACATTGTTTACAATCTTGATTTTTTATAACATTACGTTCTAGAGTTCTCTCATATCAGtactttttaaatggttttatagTACTCCATCTTGAGAAAGGTACATAGTTTCCATTATGGAGAtgtactttattttcattctttcaatgttttactgtttttatttgtttgtatgctttaataattttttactgTTATAAAGAATGCTGTCACATATGTCAGGTATATTACAGAATgtattacagaaaaatataaaacaaaattacagtTTAATAAAAGAACTGGCACATGGCATATATAACTTATTGAATAGCACAAATAAAGTGTGGAGAGACAGTACATAGTGCCTGAGTGTTGATTCTGAGCTCtaaaaatgcatatggaaatatAGTATAAAATGACAGATACAACATTACTTTATATTTctggaagtggaattgttggattaaagaataaaagtgtctgtagttttcttatacaTTAGTTCCCATTATCCATTCCAAGATCCCCAGTAGATACCTGAAACTGGGGATAGTACTGAGCTCTATATacactatgttttttcctatacatacatacctatgagaAGTTGAATTCATAAatgaggcacagtaagagattgaCAATAATTGCCACGAATGAAGTGAAACAATTGTAAtgatatactgtaataaaaattacatgaatgtGGTCACTCTCAAAATATCTTGTTGCACTGTTCTCACTCTTCCtctgatgatgtgagatgacaaaatgccTATGTGATAAGAGGAAACGAGGTGAATGAGGTGGGCGTTATGATGTGGCATTAGGCCACTATTGACTTTCTGCCAATACTCAGAAGAAGGATCTTCTGCTATGGACTGCGGTTCATCATGAGTAgctgaaaccacagaaagtgacACTGTGGATAAGGGGGGAACACCGTATATCACCACATGTCTCTCCCTGGGTTTGTACCAAATTGTATCTCCATTAACCATGAATAAGAGTGCTTGTTTTCTTCCAACCTCTACAACAGTTTGGTCGGCTCTTAGATTTTTGCCGATTT
Coding sequences within:
- the GHSR gene encoding growth hormone secretagogue receptor type 1; translation: MWNATPSEEPGYNLTLPDLGWDAPPDNDSFADELLPLFPAPLLAGVTATCVALFVVGIAGNLLTMLVVSRFRELRTTTNLYLSSMAFSDLLIFLCMPLDLVRLWQYRPWNFGDLLCKLFQFVSESCTYATVLTITALSVERYFAICFPLRAKVVVTKGRVKLVILVIWAVAFCSAGPIFVLVGVEHENGTDPRDTNECRATEFAVRSGLLTVMVWVSSVFFFLPVFCLTVLYSLIGRKLWRRKRGEAAVGASLRDQNHKQTVKMLAVVVFAFILCWLPFHVGRYLFSKSFEPGSLEIAQISQYCNLVSFVLFYLSAAINPILYNIMSKKYRVAVFRLLGFEPFPQRKLSTLKDESSRAWTESSINT